The segment TGATCTCGCGCCGTCGCCTGACCGCCGAGCACCAGATCGAGGAAGTGGGCGGCAAGCTGCGCGCGATGATGCCGTGGATCGCCAAGAACAAGCTGGTTGACCAGTCGAAGAACTAAGCAGTACCGGGCGAAGCAGGGCGCCGTGGCGTCCTGCGCACCCTGGAAGCCGCCGGGCTTTCCGCCAGATCCTGTGTTGCAGGAGACATTCTGGCGGGGGCCGGGCGGCTTTTTGCTATCCTTGTCGGGCTTTTCAGGCCCAGGCCTGATCTTTTTTCTTATCTTTCCTTCGCGGCGCTCCCTGCCCACGGAAATCACCGAACATCTTCTGCATGAATTATCCTCATCCGCTGATCGCCCGTGAAGGCTGGCCATTCCTGGCCGGCGCATTCATTGTCTCGGTGCTGGTGCATATCAGCGCGGGCTTCTGGGGCGCTCTGCCGCTGTGGATCGTCACGCTGTTCGTGCTTCAGTTCTTTCGCGATCCGCCTCGGCCGATTCCGTCTGCGCCAAACGCAATCCTGGCGCCTGCCGATGGCCGCATTGTCGTGGTTGAGAAAACGCAGGACCCGTACGCGGGCCGCGAGGCACTGAAGATCAGCGTGTTCATGAATGTGTTCAACGTGCACTCGAACCGCTCGTCGCTCGATGGCAAGGTGGAGAAGCTCGAGTACTTTCCCGGCAAGTTCGTCAATGCCGATCTCGACAAGGCATCGATGGAGAACGAGCGCAATGCCGTCGTGATCCGCCGTGCGTCGGATGGCCAGGTGGTGACGCTGGTGCAGGTGGCTGGTCTGGTGGCGCGCCGTATCCTGTGCTACATCAATGTGGGCGACATGCTGTCGCGTGGTCAGCGCTACGGCTTTATCCGTTTCGGTTCGCGGGTGGATGTGTACCTGCCCACGGATGCCCGTCCGCGCGTGACGATTGGCGAGAAAGTTTCGGCGTCGGCGACCGTGCTGGCTGATCTGGATGTGCGGGCGTAAGCGCGCCTGCTACAGGGGACACTGAATGGGTGCCTTCAATCGACGCAACAAGCGCGTCAACAACGGTAACGTGACGCACCTGCGTCCGTTTCGCCGTAACCAATTGCGCAACGACAATGCGTATGACCCGGACGAGCACGATCTGGAGTACGTGCGTCCGCGCCGTCGTGGCATTTATCTGCTGCCCAACGCCTTTACCACCGCTGCATTGTTCGCAGGCTTCTTTGCGATCGTGCAGGCGATGAACATGCGCTTCGACGTGGCGGCCATCGCAATCTTTGCGGCGATGGTGCTCGATGGCATGGATGGCCGCGTGGCCCGCATCACGAACACGCAGAGCGCGTTTGGCGAACAGTACGATTCGCTGTCGGACATGACGTCGTTCGGCGTGGCGCCGGCTCTGGTCATGTATGAGTGGATCCTGCATGACCTGGGCAAGTGGGGCTGGATTGCCGCCTTTGTCTACTGCACTTGCGCGGCGCTACGACTGGCGCGCTTCAATGCCAATATTGGCGTGGTCGACAAGCGCTTCTTCCAGGGGCTGCCGAGCCCGGCTGCCGCGGCGTTGGTGGCGGGCTTTGTCTGGCTGGCGATCGACAACAAGCTGCCCGTCAAGGAGCTCTGGATGCCGTGGGTCGCATTCGGCATCACGCTCTATGCCGGCTTGTCGATGGTGTCCAATGCGCCGTTCTACAGCGGTAAGGCACTGGATGTGCGCTATCGCGTGCCGTTCGGCATGATGGTGCTGGTACTCGTGCTGTTCGTGGTCGTGTCTTCCGATCCACCCGTGGCACTGTTTGGCCTGTTCGTCGCCTATGCGATTTCAGGTTACCTGCTTTGGGCATGGCGAACGCTGCACGGTCAGCGTGGCGGCGTCGACAAGTCGCGCGCGCCGGGCAACGGCTCAGGCGGCAACTGATCCAACGTAGGAATAAAGGCGCTTTCGGGCGCCTTTGCTTTTCTGTAGTCTGTGCGTTGTACGTTTCACCCACCCTCAGGAGCACATCATGGGCATGTTTGACTTCATCAAGGAAGCGGGAGAGAAGCTGTTCGGCAAGGGAGAGGCCAAGGCGGCCCAGGATGCGGCTGTGGCCGATCCGTCGACGGACAAGGTCGATGCCGCCAACCGTGCGGCTGGCGATGCCATCGAGGCTTATATCGCGCAGATGGGACTGTCCGCGACGGGGCTGACAGTCACGGTTGACGGCTCGCAGGGCAAGGTCACGGTCTTTGGCGTGGCGGCTGACCAGGCAACGCGCGAGAAGATCATTCTGTGCTGCGGCAACGTGGAAGGCGTGGATTCGGTCGAGGACAAGATGTCTGTCAACGTCGAATCGGACGAGTCACAATGGCACACCGTCGTGAAGGGCGACACGCTCTGGGCGATCTCCCAGGCCGCCTATGGCAACGGCGCCGAATACAACAAGATCTTCGAGGCCAACAAGCCGATGTTGTCGAACCCGGACAAGATCTACCCTGGTCAGAAACTGCGGATTCCGCCGAAGTGAGTCGCTGGCAGATATCGGGAATGATGCGGTTGCACACACGCGCCAAACCGGATATAGTCGCCGACATGATTTCGCGCCAGACCCTAATCGCTCGCACCATTCTAGGTGGCCTACTAGGCCATCAGGTCGGGTTGCGCGCGCGCTAAGGGTCACCAATCGCCTTAACGCGGAATCACCAGGATTCTTTCGAACGCCCCGGCCTGCATCGTTGCACGCCGGGGCGTTTTGCATTCTGACGCGATTGTCCGGCAGCAAGATTGAGATCGGGACAGCACGGCACAACAGGGTACAGCCCAGGAGCTCCACAAAATGTCTGACAAACTCATCATTTTCGACACCACCTTGCGTGACGGCGAGCAGTCGCCCGGCGCGTCCATGACCCGCGAAGAGAAGATTCGCATTGCGCGTCAGCTTGAACGCCTGAAGGTCGACGTGATCGAGGCCGGTTTTGCGGCAAGCTCCAATGGTGACTTCGAGGCCATCCGCTCGATCGCCCAGGTGGTCAAGGATTCGACGATATGCTCGTTGGCCCGTGCCAATGACAAGGACATCGCTCGTGCCGCCGAGGCGCTCAAGCCGGCAAACTCGTTCCGTATCCACACGTTCATCGCCACCTCGGCGCTGCACATGGAAAAGAAGCTGCGCATGACGCCGGACCAGGTTTATGAGCAGGCACGTCTGGCCGTGCGCTTCGCGCGCCAGTTCACGGACGACATCGAGTTCTCGCCGGAGGATGGCAGTCGCTCGGACATGGACTTCCTGTGCCGCGTGCTCGAAGGCGTGATCGCCGAGGGCGCCACCACGATCAACCTGCCCGACACCGTGGGCTATGCCGTGCCAGAAGGCTATGCCGAGTTGATCCGCTCGGTGCGCGAGCGCATTCCGAACTCGGACAAGGCCGTATGGTCGGTGCATTGCCACAATGACCTCGGCATGGCCGTGGCAAACTCCCTGGCTGCTGTGAAGCTCGGCGGCGCGCGCCAGATCGAGTGCACGATCAACGGCCTTGGCGAACGCGCGGGTAACACCAGCCTGGAAGAAGTAGTGATGGCCGTGAAGACGCGCCGTGACTATTTCAACATGGATGTGGGCATCGACACGACCCAGATCGTGCCGGCCTCAAAGCTTGTGTCGCAGATTACCGGCTTCGTCGTGCAGCCGAACAAGGCCGTGGTGGGCGCTAACGCGTTTGCCCATGCATCCGGCATTCACCAGGATGGCGTGCTCAAGGCGCGCGATACCTACGAGATCATGCGCGCCGAGGATGTGGGCTGGACGGCCAACAAGATCGTGCTTGGCAAGCTCTCGGGCCGCAATGCGTTCAAGCAGCGTCTGCAGGAGCTTGGCGTCCAACTCGAAAGCGAAGCGGAGATCAATGCGGCATTTGCTCGCTTCAAGGAGCTCGCCGACCAGAAGGCCGAGATCTTCGACGAAGACATCATGGCGATCGTCTCCGATGAAGAGCAAGAGCACGCCAATGAGCACTATCGCTTCATCTCGCTGTCGCAGCGCTCGGAAACGGGTGAGCGCCCCCATGCTCGCGTGGTGTTCAACATTGATGGCAGCGAGCAGACCGGCGAAGCCGAAGGCAATGGTCCGGTGGACGCCACGCTGCACGCGATCGAAGGCAAGGTCAACAGCGGTGCCGAACTGGTGCTGTACTCGGTGAACGCGATCACCGCCGGCACGCAGGCCCAGGGTGAAGTCACGGTACGTCTGTCGAAGGCGGGCCGTATCGTCAATGGCGTGGGTACCGACCCGGATATCGTCGCCGCATCGGCCAAGGCCTACCTGGCCGCGCTGAACAAGCTGCACGACAAGGCTGTGCAGAAGATCAACCCGCAGATCTGATCCCGAATCCTGCGATGCCGCTGGCGGGGCTCACAAGGCCCCGCCATCATGAAACGCCCGCCAGTCGCGTATCCCGCGATGGCGGGCGTTTTGTCGTCAGCGCTCAGGGCGGTCGCGCAAGGGGTCGGGTGTCACCAGTGTCTGGCGCAGCACGCCCGTATCGTCGAACATGAAGTTGAACATCGAGTACCACTGGTCCTCGTGGAGGAAGCGGTAGCTCCAGGCCTCCTGCTTCAGGCGCGGGTAGTACTCGATCGGCTCGCGCGGCGCGCCGAAGTGTTCGAGCACGTCCTTCTTGGTCCAGGCATTGACCTTGGCCTTGTACAGTTCGGTCGTCGTCAGCATCTGGCGGAAGTTCGTCAGCTTGTCATCCCGATCGAAATCGGCCGCGTAAGAATACTCGCCGAGCGGCTGCTTCGAATAGAACCAGCGGGTTGTCCCGTCATCGAGCTTGTAGACATCGGTGGGTTTGCCGAATGCGGCCTGTACGGCGCTCTGCGGTTGGCCGATGAGCTTGAGTCCGGAGTCGACCGGGGCAAGGACGGTGCAGGCGCCCAAGGCGAGGGTGGCCAGGACGGCCCACAGAATTTGAAGCAGATGGCGGCTGCCACGCTGGTAACGGGAGGTCATGGCTTCAGGCTTGGCACATGGTGGATGCGAGTGGCGGCAGTTTAGCCGCACCGGTCGCTTCGTGTGAATGCCACGTTGCTTCTTTCAGATTCGTCTGCCTAGTCGCAACAAACTTCGCCGATCTAGTGGCATCTGGCGACGATCGATGAAGATTGCCGGTCCGGGCGCATCTGCCTTAACATCGCTCGCTTTGCTGGGTAACTGAGGAAGGCGATGGCCTGGATTCGAGGGAACAGATTGCGCGTCTGGATGGCTGCTGCGCTGTTTTGCGCGGCGGCAGCAGCGCAGGCGCAGACTGGCGCGCCAATCCGCCTGGGCATGATCGATGGCCTGTCCGGCCCCTTCGCCAACGCTGGCGAGGCCGTAGTGCGCAACCTGCGTATCGCCATCGAGCGCGTCAACGCTAGCGGCGGCGTCAAGCTCCCCGACGGGCCGCATCCGTTCGAACTGGTTACGTTCGATAGCAAGGGCAATGTCGATGAAAGCCTGATCCAGTTCCGCAGTCTGGTCGACAAGCGCATTCCGTTTGTGCTGCAGGGGAACAGCTCGGCCGTGGCCAGCGCGCTCGTAGGGGCAATCAACCGTCAGAACGCACGCCAGCCCGATGCCCGCGTGCTGTTCCTGAACTATTCGGCCGTTGATCCATCGCTGACCAACGAGAACTGCAGCTTCTGGCATTTCCGTTTTGACGCCAGCGCGGATATGCGAATGCAAGCGTTGACCGAGGCCATCCGAAGCGAGCGTTCGGTGCGCAAGGTCTACCTGATCGACCAGGACTACAGCTTCGGCCATCAGGTGGCGCGTTCGGCGCGTGAAATGCTGGCGACAAAGCGTCCGGATATCCAGATCGTCGGCGACGAGTTCCATCCGATCGGCAAGATCAAGGATTTCGCGCCGTATATCGCCAAGATCAAGGCGAGCGGCGCCGACGCGGTGATCACCGGCAACTGGGGCAATGATCTGACGCTGATGGTGAAGGCCGCGCGCGAGGGTGGCCTGAATGCGCGCTTCTACACGTTTTATGGCAACGGGCTCGGTGCGCCGGCAGCGATGGGTGACGCGGGTGTGGGCCGGGTGCTGGCCGTGGCGGAATGGCACCCGAACGTAGGCGGGGCGGCATCCGATGCGTTCTACCAGTCGTTCCGGGCGCGCTATCCGGATCCCAGGGATGACTATGTGCATCTACGCATGCAGATGATGGTGGAGATGCTGGCGCGGGCTATCGAGCGCGCTGGTTCTACCGACGCCGTAGCCGTGGGCTACGCGCTCGAGGACATGCGTTTCACCAACGCGTTTCACGAGGCCACCGTGCGGGCGGAAGACCACCAGGTCCTCCAGCCGCTTTATGTCTCGGTCATGGCGAAGCGGGGTGGCGATGTCCGCTTCGACAATGAAGGCTCCGGCTACGGATTCCGCACGATAAAGAAGCTCAAGACCGCCCAGACCACACTGCCGACCACGTGCCGTATGGAGCGCCCGCCGCGCAATTGAAGCGGGCCCCGCCACGGACTTCGCCACAGGCGGGAATTCGGCTATAATGCGCGGCTGTCGTCCTCAAGCCACCCGGCTGGATGGCGACAGATGCCTCAAGTCATTCAGGCACGACGCAGGTGGCGCATCCCGCGCTGCAGCGTTCGCAAGTGA is part of the Cupriavidus metallidurans CH34 genome and harbors:
- a CDS encoding 2-isopropylmalate synthase, which gives rise to MSDKLIIFDTTLRDGEQSPGASMTREEKIRIARQLERLKVDVIEAGFAASSNGDFEAIRSIAQVVKDSTICSLARANDKDIARAAEALKPANSFRIHTFIATSALHMEKKLRMTPDQVYEQARLAVRFARQFTDDIEFSPEDGSRSDMDFLCRVLEGVIAEGATTINLPDTVGYAVPEGYAELIRSVRERIPNSDKAVWSVHCHNDLGMAVANSLAAVKLGGARQIECTINGLGERAGNTSLEEVVMAVKTRRDYFNMDVGIDTTQIVPASKLVSQITGFVVQPNKAVVGANAFAHASGIHQDGVLKARDTYEIMRAEDVGWTANKIVLGKLSGRNAFKQRLQELGVQLESEAEINAAFARFKELADQKAEIFDEDIMAIVSDEEQEHANEHYRFISLSQRSETGERPHARVVFNIDGSEQTGEAEGNGPVDATLHAIEGKVNSGAELVLYSVNAITAGTQAQGEVTVRLSKAGRIVNGVGTDPDIVAASAKAYLAALNKLHDKAVQKINPQI
- the lysM gene encoding peptidoglycan-binding protein LysM — translated: MGMFDFIKEAGEKLFGKGEAKAAQDAAVADPSTDKVDAANRAAGDAIEAYIAQMGLSATGLTVTVDGSQGKVTVFGVAADQATREKIILCCGNVEGVDSVEDKMSVNVESDESQWHTVVKGDTLWAISQAAYGNGAEYNKIFEANKPMLSNPDKIYPGQKLRIPPK
- a CDS encoding phosphatidylserine decarboxylase, yielding MNYPHPLIAREGWPFLAGAFIVSVLVHISAGFWGALPLWIVTLFVLQFFRDPPRPIPSAPNAILAPADGRIVVVEKTQDPYAGREALKISVFMNVFNVHSNRSSLDGKVEKLEYFPGKFVNADLDKASMENERNAVVIRRASDGQVVTLVQVAGLVARRILCYINVGDMLSRGQRYGFIRFGSRVDVYLPTDARPRVTIGEKVSASATVLADLDVRA
- the pssA gene encoding CDP-diacylglycerol--serine O-phosphatidyltransferase; amino-acid sequence: MGAFNRRNKRVNNGNVTHLRPFRRNQLRNDNAYDPDEHDLEYVRPRRRGIYLLPNAFTTAALFAGFFAIVQAMNMRFDVAAIAIFAAMVLDGMDGRVARITNTQSAFGEQYDSLSDMTSFGVAPALVMYEWILHDLGKWGWIAAFVYCTCAALRLARFNANIGVVDKRFFQGLPSPAAAALVAGFVWLAIDNKLPVKELWMPWVAFGITLYAGLSMVSNAPFYSGKALDVRYRVPFGMMVLVLVLFVVVSSDPPVALFGLFVAYAISGYLLWAWRTLHGQRGGVDKSRAPGNGSGGN
- a CDS encoding branched-chain amino acid ABC transporter substrate-binding protein, with amino-acid sequence MAWIRGNRLRVWMAAALFCAAAAAQAQTGAPIRLGMIDGLSGPFANAGEAVVRNLRIAIERVNASGGVKLPDGPHPFELVTFDSKGNVDESLIQFRSLVDKRIPFVLQGNSSAVASALVGAINRQNARQPDARVLFLNYSAVDPSLTNENCSFWHFRFDASADMRMQALTEAIRSERSVRKVYLIDQDYSFGHQVARSAREMLATKRPDIQIVGDEFHPIGKIKDFAPYIAKIKASGADAVITGNWGNDLTLMVKAAREGGLNARFYTFYGNGLGAPAAMGDAGVGRVLAVAEWHPNVGGAASDAFYQSFRARYPDPRDDYVHLRMQMMVEMLARAIERAGSTDAVAVGYALEDMRFTNAFHEATVRAEDHQVLQPLYVSVMAKRGGDVRFDNEGSGYGFRTIKKLKTAQTTLPTTCRMERPPRN